GAAAAATTCAGTTCGCGCCGCGCCGTATAGTAGCAGCATTTAGGCGAATCGGTGAGCAGGCGCTTTCCCCTCAGAAATCCCCAGCAGGGCTGGTCGACGCAGGTATCGCCGATGACCGTCACGTTGCTCTCTTTCAGATCTTTTCCCATCGGCAGGCGCGAAATCTGCGCGGCCACAGCGGCGGAGGTGAGTATCCAGACCGGGATCCCTGCCTTTCTGCCGGCAAGGCGCCGGTGAACGAGGCATATCTGCGAAAGCGAGTAATGGGGGCAGCCAAGAATGACGCCCTCCGCGCCGGCGGCTGTGCCGAGAAGCTTTTCCTCCGCCTCGGCCAGCTCCCTATCCGTCACTGTCAGCTCGCGTATCGTCCCCGTGCCGCGACGGGCAAACTCCGCCTCGGGCGTCACGCCCTCCACGTGGAACAGCGGGACGCGCCCGGCGGTATTCAACTCCGCGCCCAGATTGATCAATCCCTCCGTGCTCGCGCGGAAGACGCCCCTGAACAGCGGCACATCGCGGCCGATCTTCTTCGCAGCGGCCCAGCCGAGGAGGGAAAAATCAAATTCGTCCGCGATCTCCCGTTCGACGTTCACATATACGGAGGCCCTTCTGTTCTCTTCGAGCAGCAGCCCGTAACGCGGCGTGAGCCCGACGATCGCGGAACAGAGCGCGCTCTGCGCCGACTCCGGATTAGACCGCGCGCCGACGACGGAATTGACGAAGGCTGTCGCGCTCGATTCCGAAAAGGCGACGTTCTCGCCGAGCCGTGGCAGATTGCCGTCCAGATAGGGCGTGCAGGTAAAGTTCAGGATAAAGCCCATCTCTTTATAGGCGGCGCGGCAGCGCTCCGTCAGCTTGACGTCCCTGTCGGAGGCAAAGCCCCCGCCGCCGAAATAATCTATGTCGAAACCGGGATTGACCGTCGCGCAGATGCGGGCCCGGCTGCCGCCGGCGAGCATCTTCTCCGCGAACCACAGGTCGGCCTCCTGATTGCTCAGAGAGACATGGGCGCGCGCGACCGGCACGAATACGTCGGCCTCCATCGCTTCGCCGATGCCGGCGAGTATCTCCATGGCAAGAGCCGCGCCCTCGCCCTCCGCCCCGCGCAATATGGAATTTTCACGTTCCGTGAGCCTCACCTTGCCCGCCCCCCTCTCAGCTGTGACAGTTTTCCGTAAAACCGTCTATTGCCAGCGATTGCCCGCTGATTTTTTCACCGGACGGCGAGCAGAGGTAAACGCACATATCGGCGATGTCCTGCGCTTTGATAAAGGTGCGCAGAGCGGTTTGACCGAGATAACCCTCACGGACCTCCTGCGGCGTCAGTCCGAGCTTGGCCGCTTCGCGCGCGATCACGCCCTCGATGCGCGGCCCCTCGACGCAGCCGGGACAGATGGCGTTGACCCTGATCTTAAATTCTCCCAGCTCCAGCGCGACTGATTTCGTAAAACCGATCGTCGCCCATTTTGATGCCGCGTAGGGGGTCCGGTGCGGATAGGCGAAGAGGCTGGCGGTGGAACCCAGATTGATGATCGCGCCGCCCCCCGCCGCGATCAGAAGCGGCGCGGCGAGCTTCGTGCAGAAGAACTGGCTGTCGATATTTGTCTTCATCGTATGCGCCCACTCCTCCGGCGTCACCTCATCGACGCGGCCCGTCGGCCCCGCGATCCCAGCGTTGTTTACAAGGAAATCAAGCCCGCCCATTCCGGCCTTTATATCGCCGAAGAGCTTCTCCACATCTTCATAGCTGGCGACGTCCGCCACGGAATATGTCAGTCCCGGCATCTCCTCGCGGCACCGCTCCAGTTTCTCCGCCGTGCGCCCGCAGATATGCACGCGCGCGCCGCTCCCGTAAAAGGCGGCCGCGATGGCCTTGCCTATCCCATCCGACCCCGCCGTGACGAGAACTCTTTTATCTTTTAAAAAGTGTGTCAAGTGAAAAACCTCCGATTATCAAAATTTGTAATTCTGTTTGATGTTATGTTGTGATAAAAATGGGACACTTTGTCCTGATTTGCTTACAATGATGGTATCATTATTTTTTTTGCCTGTCAAGATTTTACGGGAGACAATTTAAAAGTGCGCGCGGGTACTTTTTAAGGAAAACCGGTAATATGGTATGATAATTTATCAAGGCTGAAAAATGGCCTTGCCAATATGTTCGGGACGGTGAAAGGCATGGAGATGTCCGCAATAGACAAGGCGGTAACGCTGCTGGAGATACTGGCCGCGTCAAAGGAAGAAATGAGTATAAGGGAGTTGGAAAAGCAATCCAATATATCAAAATCGACGATCCACAGGGTGCTGCAAAATTTGCAGCAGCGCAGCTGGGTCGCTCAGAATACGGAGACCGAACGTTATAACATTGGGCTGCGGTTTCTGTTTTTATATAACACCGATTCGTTCTACCGCCATTTTTTGGACGTGGCGAGGCCGTTGATGGACCGGCTGGTTTCCGC
The window above is part of the Cloacibacillus evryensis DSM 19522 genome. Proteins encoded here:
- a CDS encoding aconitase X catalytic domain-containing protein: MRLTERENSILRGAEGEGAALAMEILAGIGEAMEADVFVPVARAHVSLSNQEADLWFAEKMLAGGSRARICATVNPGFDIDYFGGGGFASDRDVKLTERCRAAYKEMGFILNFTCTPYLDGNLPRLGENVAFSESSATAFVNSVVGARSNPESAQSALCSAIVGLTPRYGLLLEENRRASVYVNVEREIADEFDFSLLGWAAAKKIGRDVPLFRGVFRASTEGLINLGAELNTAGRVPLFHVEGVTPEAEFARRGTGTIRELTVTDRELAEAEEKLLGTAAGAEGVILGCPHYSLSQICLVHRRLAGRKAGIPVWILTSAAVAAQISRLPMGKDLKESNVTVIGDTCVDQPCWGFLRGKRLLTDSPKCCYYTARRELNFSVMPLARCLDAALGKEAECNAG
- a CDS encoding SDR family oxidoreductase, producing MTHFLKDKRVLVTAGSDGIGKAIAAAFYGSGARVHICGRTAEKLERCREEMPGLTYSVADVASYEDVEKLFGDIKAGMGGLDFLVNNAGIAGPTGRVDEVTPEEWAHTMKTNIDSQFFCTKLAAPLLIAAGGGAIINLGSTASLFAYPHRTPYAASKWATIGFTKSVALELGEFKIRVNAICPGCVEGPRIEGVIAREAAKLGLTPQEVREGYLGQTALRTFIKAQDIADMCVYLCSPSGEKISGQSLAIDGFTENCHS